The Stieleria maiorica genome includes the window TGGAGGTCGGTACGATGCGAAGGCTGCTGATTGGACTGTTGGTGATCGGGTTTGTTTTCCAATCTGGTGTTGGGGCGGACGAGGACAGCAACGATGCGGTCAAGAAGGAGCGAAAGCGACTGGAAGGCACCTGGCAAGTCACCTCGCTGGTGGTCGGTGGCAACAAGTCGAAAAAAGAAGACGTGCAAAAGCTGACGGTCGTCAACGGTGACGACGGGACTAGGAGCGTACTTTCGGAAGGCAAAGTGGTCAGCAAAGGCACCAGCACGCTCGCGCCGATGGCCGAACCCAAGACGATCGACTTCACCGCCACCGAAGGCGGGGGCAGCGGCGATCGCTTTGTCGGAATCTATCAACTGGGCAAGAAAAAACGAAAACTCTGTTTCGTGCGCGCCGACCAGGAGCGTCCCACGGAGTTCACATCCACGGCTGAGAACAAATACATTCTGGTCGCTTACAAACGCGTCGAGTAGCAAACAACGCGTTTCACGGCATCCAGCGTTCGTTAAAGAACCCCGCCGCTTGGACCTTGCCGGGATCACGCATCGTCGCACCGTCGGTGATGTCGATGATCGCCCAATCGGGTAATTTTGGCGTTTGGCGGGCGTTGTTCAGGTAGTCATATTCGCGAAACGTAAACCCACTGTTGATAACGATGTAGCGATCGGGATTCAGCGGATTGGGATAAACCATCGCGACCGCATGGCCGCGCCGAGAGAAGCTGCGCCCGCCAAGCTGAATCGAATCCTCGCCCCACCTGACCGGCAACGAATCGGCCAGTCGTGCGATCACGGAGTTGGATCGGGGATCACCGAACAGGATCAGGTTGTGCGATTCGATCTGCTGCTTGGTCAGTTCGCGATCGGACACGCTTTGAATGTCGCCGCGAAAGTGTT containing:
- a CDS encoding TIGR03067 domain-containing protein is translated as MRRLLIGLLVIGFVFQSGVGADEDSNDAVKKERKRLEGTWQVTSLVVGGNKSKKEDVQKLTVVNGDDGTRSVLSEGKVVSKGTSTLAPMAEPKTIDFTATEGGGSGDRFVGIYQLGKKKRKLCFVRADQERPTEFTSTAENKYILVAYKRVE